A genomic segment from Parafrankia discariae encodes:
- a CDS encoding cation:proton antiporter domain-containing protein gives MLTALRLPLCVAAGYVPARLIGSGGVADSAGYGYATAALLGVGLYGATSAIPRQARRDGRTIVSVVTVGVLLKILLIGGSLSLVFYDPVFFVLAAAVAQIDPLSVASLMRDSPMSRRAKSLLMAWSSFDDPITVVVTLLLLATLPATVVGESSHTGPLMGGGGFTAAATGLFLSTLLAVAAWRIARFARSRPNPVHDRLVIGAVVVAYVLAVARLLMIGLATAGLFLRPRSPRWAAGAEQAVQVALLTAAAMLGVLLASAHVDVPAGVALGVAAFLAQIAVSLLLTRHFNPVDRAYLAISQQNGITSIVLALALEPFVPAVVGVIGVAVATINLLHLACNHAVRRSPRLLGGVVARVGGSEEPEEPEEPEELSKDPASSPPRTRREPADPPSAIPGVAVQRAARPPGSASQAASTSGSGASPARARTASHSARTISGRSR, from the coding sequence GTGCTGACGGCCCTTCGGCTGCCGCTCTGCGTCGCCGCCGGCTATGTGCCCGCCAGGCTCATCGGCTCCGGGGGGGTAGCCGACTCCGCCGGCTACGGGTACGCCACCGCCGCATTGTTGGGTGTGGGCCTCTACGGTGCCACGTCCGCGATTCCCCGGCAGGCACGCCGTGACGGGCGCACGATCGTTTCCGTCGTCACCGTTGGTGTCCTTCTCAAGATTCTGTTGATCGGCGGCTCGTTGTCGCTGGTTTTCTACGACCCGGTCTTCTTCGTTCTCGCCGCCGCCGTGGCCCAGATCGATCCGCTCTCCGTCGCCTCGCTGATGCGCGACTCGCCCATGTCGCGGCGGGCGAAGTCGTTGCTGATGGCCTGGTCCAGCTTCGACGACCCGATCACCGTCGTGGTCACCCTGCTCCTGCTGGCCACGTTGCCGGCCACGGTCGTCGGCGAGTCGAGTCACACCGGGCCGCTGATGGGCGGCGGTGGGTTCACCGCGGCGGCCACCGGCCTTTTCCTCAGCACCCTGCTCGCGGTCGCCGCCTGGCGGATCGCCCGCTTCGCCCGGAGTCGGCCGAACCCGGTCCATGACCGACTCGTCATCGGTGCGGTCGTGGTCGCCTACGTCCTGGCGGTCGCGCGCCTCCTGATGATCGGGCTGGCCACCGCGGGGCTTTTCCTCCGGCCCCGGTCACCCCGCTGGGCGGCCGGGGCCGAACAGGCCGTCCAGGTGGCGCTGCTGACCGCGGCGGCCATGCTCGGTGTTCTCCTGGCCTCGGCCCACGTCGACGTCCCCGCCGGTGTTGCGCTGGGCGTCGCGGCGTTCCTGGCGCAGATCGCCGTGAGCCTGCTCCTGACACGGCACTTCAACCCGGTCGACCGGGCCTACCTGGCCATCTCGCAGCAGAACGGAATCACCAGCATTGTGCTCGCGCTGGCACTCGAGCCCTTTGTGCCCGCCGTGGTCGGCGTGATCGGCGTCGCCGTCGCGACCATCAACCTCCTGCACCTGGCCTGCAACCATGCCGTTCGGCGATCTCCCCGCCTCCTGGGCGGTGTCGTGGCTCGGGTCGGCGGATCGGAAGAGCCGGAAGAGCCGGAAGAGCCGGAAGAGCTGTCGAAGGATCCCGCCAGCAGCCCGCCGCGGACCAGGCGGGAGCCGGCGGACCCGCCCAGCGCCATTCCGGGAGTGGCTGTTCAACGAGCGGCCCGGCCCCCTGGGTCGGCGAGCCAGGCCGCGAGCACATCCGGATCCGGCGCCTCGCCGGCGCGCGCCCGGACGGCCAGCCACAGCGCCCGGACGATCTCGGGCCGGTCCAGGTAG
- a CDS encoding SigE family RNA polymerase sigma factor, protein MDEASHQSFEDFVTASADRLMRTAFLLTGNRHAAEDLLQGALERTYQRWSSGQILSPEAYVRRALVNAASSRWRSRQFREEPLDTVAERAGVDGMPDLATRDQVVRALRELTKRQRCVVVLRYFDDLPEAAVAEILGCSVGSVKTHASRGLARLRVSQHLGDVRVRSERRR, encoded by the coding sequence ATGGACGAGGCGTCCCACCAGTCGTTCGAGGATTTCGTCACCGCCTCGGCCGACCGTCTGATGAGGACGGCCTTTCTGCTGACCGGTAACCGCCACGCGGCCGAGGACCTGTTGCAGGGTGCCCTGGAACGCACCTACCAGCGCTGGAGCAGCGGACAGATACTCAGCCCGGAGGCCTATGTCCGCCGGGCGCTGGTGAACGCGGCCTCGAGCCGGTGGCGGTCGCGGCAGTTCCGGGAGGAGCCGCTGGACACCGTGGCCGAAAGGGCCGGTGTGGACGGCATGCCGGACCTGGCGACGCGGGACCAGGTGGTCAGGGCACTGCGGGAGCTGACGAAACGGCAACGCTGCGTGGTGGTGCTGCGTTACTTCGACGACCTGCCGGAAGCCGCGGTGGCCGAGATCCTCGGCTGCAGCGTCGGCTCGGTGAAAACCCACGCGTCACGGGGCCTGGCCCGGCTGCGTGTGAGCCAGCATCTGGGGGATGTCCGTGTCCGAAGTGAGAGGAGGCGTTGA
- a CDS encoding EthD domain-containing protein: MAAGRVTERLFDVMTELTYESEEMYRKMVDALTGKEVGRLIAEDEAQFLDRSSMRTYIVDERR; the protein is encoded by the coding sequence ATGGCTGCGGGTCGCGTCACGGAGCGGCTGTTCGACGTCATGACCGAGCTGACCTACGAGAGCGAGGAAATGTACCGCAAAATGGTCGACGCCCTCACCGGAAAAGAGGTCGGGCGGCTCATCGCCGAGGACGAGGCCCAATTCCTTGACCGCTCATCCATGCGCACCTACATCGTCGACGAGCGCCGATAG
- a CDS encoding nuclear transport factor 2 family protein, whose protein sequence is MGDRRGGVNRQWPPDATDGASLVGPEAIAAGQSESLARFRATHHVSSDHVIDLEGDSAPLRANLIAMHLWVDQERDPNTPQTHFVAGGVLRALVVRTGRVRRLSDLSPRNTWRTGSGYAAMLATGRQRGRRLSLSALVDDVGAHG, encoded by the coding sequence CTGGGCGACCGCCGAGGCGGTGTTAACCGCCAGTGGCCGCCTGACGCGACCGACGGCGCGTCACTTGTAGGACCTGAGGCCATCGCCGCCGGGCAGAGCGAGAGCCTCGCCCGTTTCCGGGCGACCCACCATGTCAGCTCCGACCACGTCATCGACCTCGAGGGGGACAGTGCCCCGCTCCGGGCCAACCTGATCGCCATGCACCTGTGGGTCGACCAGGAACGAGATCCCAACACGCCGCAGACGCACTTCGTCGCCGGTGGGGTGCTCCGCGCTCTCGTGGTGCGCACCGGTCGGGTGCGGCGCCTCAGCGACCTGTCGCCGCGCAACACCTGGCGAACCGGGAGCGGGTACGCCGCGATGCTCGCGACCGGGAGACAGCGGGGCCGACGGTTGTCGCTATCGGCGCTCGTCGACGATGTAGGTGCGCATGGATGA